One window from the genome of Candidatus Kryptoniota bacterium encodes:
- a CDS encoding FtsX-like permease family protein, whose amino-acid sequence MRVLKLIVKNVFRHKLRTTLTVLGMAIAVMAFGLIQAMVASWNSGVASSEVDRLVTRDAVTIINPLPYAYLDKIKQVTGVKEVTYMNWFGGTYIDKKNFFARMAVDENTLFQVYPEYILPPDQMADFKKEGNACVIGNALAKQYNLKLGDIMTIEGDIYPGTWEFVVRGIYQPKLKSTDATQMFFHWNYLNEKMKQDFPARGDLVGWFIERVDNAADANAVSTKIDDMFKNSPYETKTETERAFQQSFVSASSAIITGMQYMSFVIIGIIMLVLGNTMIMSARERTREYAVLKALGFSAKHLVGLIMGESIFISAIGGALGVFLTFGAVNGMSESVPRSFFPVLEVLPSNLILALAAVMLVGIVASIFPINRALTTRISDGFRFAG is encoded by the coding sequence ATGAGAGTACTGAAACTTATCGTAAAGAACGTGTTCAGACATAAGTTGAGGACAACCCTCACCGTCCTCGGGATGGCGATAGCAGTTATGGCATTCGGGCTCATACAGGCGATGGTGGCCAGCTGGAACTCAGGCGTGGCGTCATCCGAAGTTGACAGGCTTGTTACTCGCGACGCGGTCACGATTATCAATCCACTTCCCTACGCCTACCTGGACAAGATTAAGCAGGTGACGGGCGTGAAGGAAGTGACATACATGAACTGGTTCGGGGGCACATACATCGATAAGAAAAACTTCTTCGCGCGTATGGCCGTCGACGAGAATACACTATTTCAGGTTTACCCGGAATATATTCTGCCGCCGGATCAGATGGCCGATTTCAAGAAAGAAGGAAATGCATGCGTCATCGGAAATGCGCTCGCCAAACAGTATAACCTCAAGCTTGGCGACATAATGACGATCGAAGGCGATATCTATCCCGGTACGTGGGAGTTCGTCGTGCGCGGGATTTACCAGCCCAAGCTGAAGTCCACAGACGCGACGCAAATGTTTTTCCACTGGAATTATCTCAACGAAAAAATGAAGCAGGATTTTCCGGCAAGAGGAGACCTGGTAGGCTGGTTCATCGAGCGGGTCGATAACGCCGCCGACGCAAACGCGGTGTCGACGAAGATCGACGACATGTTCAAGAATTCGCCTTACGAGACAAAGACGGAGACGGAACGCGCGTTCCAGCAGTCGTTCGTGTCCGCCTCAAGCGCCATCATCACCGGTATGCAGTACATGTCGTTCGTCATAATCGGGATAATCATGCTCGTCCTCGGCAACACCATGATAATGTCTGCGCGGGAGCGAACCCGCGAGTACGCGGTATTGAAAGCACTCGGCTTCTCGGCAAAGCATCTCGTGGGGCTGATAATGGGCGAATCTATTTTCATTTCGGCTATCGGCGGGGCACTGGGAGTATTCTTGACCTTCGGTGCGGTCAACGGCATGTCGGAGAGTGTACCCCGAAGCTTCTTTCCTGTGCTCGAAGTCTTGCCGAGTAATCTCATACTTGCGCTCGCGGCGGTCATGCTTGTAGGAATCGTCGCTTCCATTTTCCCGATTAACCGTGCGCTGACGACGAGGATCTCGGATGGTTTCAGGTTTGCCGGATAA
- a CDS encoding ABC transporter ATP-binding protein, with protein sequence MPNLIEISNVSKSYWRDSIEIPVLNNINISVTEGEFLALMGPSGSGKTTLLNMIAGIDKPSKGEVVVKGTDIAKLSESALAKWRSTNIGFIFQFYNLIPVLSAYENVELPLLLTHLSKAERKEHVINALSIVGLADRIDHYPKQLSGGQEQRVAIARAIVTDPVLLIADEPTGDLDKNSAEEIMTLMQRLNSEFGKTIVMVTHDPHVAQRAKVLIHLEKGDILANGSKGGA encoded by the coding sequence ATGCCAAATCTTATCGAGATATCCAACGTGTCGAAGTCTTACTGGCGCGACAGTATCGAGATACCGGTTCTCAACAACATAAATATTTCGGTGACCGAGGGAGAATTCCTCGCACTGATGGGTCCCTCAGGTTCCGGCAAGACGACTCTGCTCAACATGATTGCTGGGATAGACAAGCCGAGTAAGGGCGAGGTGGTTGTAAAGGGCACTGACATAGCAAAGCTCAGTGAGTCAGCTCTGGCGAAGTGGCGCTCTACGAACATTGGGTTCATATTTCAGTTTTATAATTTGATACCTGTCCTCTCCGCTTACGAAAACGTCGAGCTCCCCCTTCTTCTCACCCACCTCTCGAAAGCGGAACGGAAAGAGCACGTGATAAATGCGCTTTCTATCGTGGGGCTTGCGGACAGAATCGACCATTACCCGAAACAGCTTTCTGGTGGCCAGGAGCAGAGAGTCGCCATCGCCCGCGCGATTGTAACAGATCCTGTCCTCCTTATCGCTGACGAGCCTACCGGGGACCTCGACAAGAATTCGGCCGAGGAGATCATGACGCTCATGCAGAGACTCAATTCCGAGTTTGGGAAAACCATCGTCATGGTGACACACGACCCGCACGTCGCTCAGCGAGCAAAGGTCCTCATTCACCTGGAGAAAGGCGACATCCTAGCGAACGGCTCAAAGGGAGGAGCCTGA
- a CDS encoding efflux RND transporter periplasmic adaptor subunit: MEAKNADLSSLRIDRSKRDPGQQSGSSAKKIFTIAIPAIVIVAAAIAVSRTMSGSPMQVKAITVVQESPSQSQALLTASGYVVAQRKAAIASKATGRLVYLGVVEGDKVKKGQVIGRLEDSDVKAQLDEANANLELYQASLADAKWNYDRDKDLLKSGSITQSTFQTAETQYKKAQASVDVAKANVEAAEVAVENTVVRAPFDGTVLTKNADVGEIVAPMAGSVNTRGTVVTIADMGSLQVEADVSESNIEKVRIDQPCEITLDAYPNVQYDAYVAKIVPTADRGKATVTVKVAFRNYDSRVLPEMSAKVTFLGLKDTTKGDSSVLMIPSTAVLNKNGKSIVYMIVNDKAVETTVTLGRSFGNYVGIAAGLSNGDKVIDSPGDQITNGLKVTEE, from the coding sequence GTGGAAGCAAAGAACGCCGACTTATCGTCATTAAGAATTGATCGATCAAAACGCGACCCGGGACAGCAGTCCGGATCGTCCGCAAAGAAAATATTCACCATCGCAATACCCGCAATTGTTATCGTCGCCGCGGCGATCGCAGTTTCAAGGACCATGTCGGGCTCACCAATGCAGGTGAAAGCGATTACGGTAGTTCAAGAGTCCCCGTCACAATCTCAGGCCCTACTTACGGCGAGCGGTTACGTCGTCGCTCAGCGGAAGGCCGCGATTGCCTCCAAGGCCACCGGAAGATTGGTTTATCTCGGCGTTGTTGAAGGGGACAAGGTTAAGAAAGGCCAGGTTATCGGGCGACTTGAAGACAGCGACGTGAAAGCTCAGCTCGACGAAGCGAATGCGAATCTTGAATTGTACCAGGCTTCTCTCGCCGACGCCAAATGGAACTACGACCGAGACAAGGACTTGTTGAAGTCGGGCTCCATTACCCAGTCCACGTTCCAGACTGCAGAGACCCAATACAAGAAAGCTCAGGCGTCCGTTGATGTGGCGAAAGCGAATGTTGAGGCGGCTGAAGTCGCGGTCGAGAACACTGTTGTCCGCGCGCCCTTCGACGGGACCGTCCTCACGAAGAATGCCGACGTCGGAGAGATTGTCGCACCGATGGCAGGAAGTGTCAACACACGAGGGACCGTGGTGACGATCGCGGACATGGGCTCGCTCCAGGTAGAAGCAGATGTGTCGGAGTCGAATATAGAGAAAGTGCGGATCGACCAGCCGTGCGAGATCACCCTCGACGCGTATCCGAACGTCCAGTACGATGCTTACGTCGCGAAGATCGTTCCCACCGCAGACAGAGGAAAAGCTACGGTCACCGTAAAGGTGGCGTTCAGGAATTACGACAGCCGTGTTCTCCCCGAGATGAGTGCAAAGGTCACGTTCCTCGGGCTCAAGGATACCACGAAGGGCGACTCGAGCGTGTTGATGATCCCGTCCACCGCGGTCTTAAACAAGAATGGCAAAAGCATAGTATACATGATTGTCAACGATAAGGCCGTCGAGACGACAGTGACGCTCGGCCGTTCTTTCGGAAACTACGTCGGGATAGCCGCAGGTCTTTCGAACGGGGACAAAGTAATAGATTCTCCGGGCGATCAGATCACGAACGGATTAAAAGTGACCGAAGAGTAG
- a CDS encoding polymer-forming cytoskeletal protein: MNEHKRDLRIIGNGSATGGYYNDVKVIGDGVINGDFECNHFRCAGTATINGSINTHSLKVAGSSSVTGTLKSDDIRIAGNVDVQGDIKGGTFVVRGGADVRGSVSADDVSLKGYVNIRRDCGADKFCSEGPLTVSGLLSADDIDIKIHSSCKVSEIGGHKIRARRGHGSTIAHLLKSLFIAPDFYSGKLICDSIEGDEIQLEYTKAKVVRGKKVIIGDGCEVDLIEYKDECRVFGRSSIKDKKRIS; the protein is encoded by the coding sequence ATGAACGAACACAAACGGGACCTGAGGATCATAGGAAACGGGAGCGCCACCGGTGGTTACTACAACGATGTAAAAGTCATTGGCGATGGAGTGATAAACGGCGACTTCGAATGCAATCATTTCAGATGCGCTGGAACCGCGACGATCAACGGGAGCATCAATACTCATTCGCTAAAAGTAGCAGGTTCGTCATCGGTGACCGGCACGCTTAAGTCCGACGACATCCGTATCGCGGGCAATGTCGACGTCCAGGGCGATATCAAGGGCGGAACGTTTGTCGTGAGAGGCGGCGCGGATGTGAGAGGAAGCGTCAGCGCGGACGACGTCTCGCTGAAAGGCTATGTCAACATTCGCAGAGACTGCGGGGCAGACAAATTCTGTTCCGAAGGACCGCTCACAGTCAGTGGACTTCTAAGTGCCGACGATATCGATATCAAAATCCACAGCTCGTGCAAGGTTTCGGAGATAGGCGGCCACAAGATACGCGCCAGACGCGGGCACGGCTCGACTATCGCGCACTTACTTAAGTCGCTTTTCATCGCACCCGATTTCTACAGCGGGAAGCTCATCTGCGACAGCATCGAAGGAGACGAGATTCAACTTGAATACACAAAAGCGAAGGTCGTAAGAGGAAAGAAAGTGATCATCGGTGACGGCTGCGAGGTTGACCTCATAGAGTACAAGGACGAATGCCGGGTGTTCGGGAGATCGAGCATCAAAGACAAAAAGAGGATTTCGTGA
- a CDS encoding YhbD family protein, with protein sequence MENELISKKDLLELAGISYGQLYRWKRKMLIPEDWFVRKSTFTGQETFFPRDKILSRIQKIKNMKTESSLDDLADILSPEPADVFMDRNRIVNEKIASEQAMQLFEETLGHTDVLDFEKLLAVYVLDKLLQSGEISSDEGKSLLKILSDHYGEFQGKNCDLLLIRKLGVSNCILLGAPNQIVLDSGSKPVVRLNLVNCVEELKPRVTSSGNNSEGGKSNGRQ encoded by the coding sequence ATGGAAAATGAACTGATTTCAAAGAAGGACTTACTCGAATTGGCCGGTATATCATACGGCCAGCTTTACAGATGGAAGCGCAAGATGCTGATTCCTGAAGATTGGTTTGTGAGAAAGTCGACATTTACGGGCCAGGAAACTTTCTTCCCCCGCGACAAGATTCTTTCTCGAATCCAGAAGATTAAGAATATGAAGACGGAGTCGTCTCTGGATGACCTCGCAGACATCTTGTCACCCGAACCCGCTGACGTCTTTATGGATCGAAATCGGATCGTGAATGAAAAGATTGCATCCGAACAGGCAATGCAGCTGTTCGAGGAGACACTCGGCCATACGGACGTATTGGATTTCGAAAAACTACTCGCCGTGTACGTGCTCGACAAGCTTCTCCAATCGGGCGAGATCAGCAGCGATGAAGGCAAATCGCTTTTGAAAATTCTGAGCGATCACTACGGCGAATTCCAAGGGAAGAATTGTGACCTGTTACTCATCCGAAAACTCGGAGTCTCAAATTGCATCTTACTGGGAGCGCCCAACCAGATCGTTCTTGATTCAGGATCGAAACCGGTCGTCAGACTTAATCTCGTTAATTGTGTCGAAGAACTGAAACCCCGCGTGACAAGCAGCGGCAACAATTCAGAGGGAGGTAAATCAAATGGAAGACAATGA